One window from the genome of Malus domestica chromosome 01, GDT2T_hap1 encodes:
- the LOC139192533 gene encoding uncharacterized protein, which produces MIDHVMRFCPRAMVVWFSSPLGIRNQGDRRQSLMEWIAAIAGLMSSESFDLVMVLIWCIWTERNAMLWNGKALELLEMHCKLQTWLHEFHKWHGPRKNTNVVTGQPRKCPENEWIQSNFDAAWDAQLEIGGVGVVIRNNKGEFMVIVAMRVEGVGSPLLVEIMAAREALIFSQHQQTTHVEVEGDALMVSTTLQHEGLNDSSPFGHIITNIRQILNDFSQCKVTFGRRSTNKVVHRLARLGLTLDTPVAWFEEPHDVII; this is translated from the coding sequence ATGATTGATCACGTGATGAGGTTCTGTCCCCGTGCAATGGTGGTGTGGTTTTCTAGTCCGTTGGGTATTAGAAACCAAGGGGATAGACGACAAAGCTTGATGGAATGGATAGCTGCCATTGCAGGTTTGATGTCGAGTGAGAGTTTTGACTTGGTAATGGTTTTAATTTGGTGCATATGGACAGAACGTAATGCAATGTTGTGGAATGGAAAGGCTCTGGAGCTTTTGGAAATGCACTGTAAATTGCAGACATGGCTACATGAATTCCATAAAtggcatgggccgaggaagAACACCAATGTGGTCACTGGGCAGCCACGGAAGTGTCCAGAAAATGAGTGGATTCAAAGTAATTTTGATGCGGCATGGGATGCACAATTAGAGATTGGAGGAGTAGGGGTAGTGATACGGAACAACAAAGGGGAATTCATGGTTATAGTAGCAATGAGAGTTGAGGGAGTTGGTTCTCCATTGTTGGTAGAGATTATGGCAGCAAGGGAAGCATTGATTTTTTCACAACACCAGCAGACTACACACGTGGAAGTTGAAGGGGATGCTCTGATGGTGAGCACAACACTTCAACATGAAGGCCTAAATGATTCATCTCCTTTTGGGCACATTATTACAAATATTAgacaaattttaaatgatttttctCAGTGCAAGGTTACATTTGGCCGACGCTCGACGAACAAGGTGGTACATAGATTGGCTAGATTGGGTTTAACCCTTGATACTCCGGTAGCTTGGTTCGAGGAACCTCATGATGTAATAATATAG